The Desulfuromonas versatilis genome has a segment encoding these proteins:
- a CDS encoding SseB family protein: MNELDKALDKYIQDANEQGPYYELVLNTQFFIPTNDEQAWAGKTEIAANESIAPIIVQSEGKRYMMLFDSEQRLSQWAKKQVSYAVLPGHAIAGMTPPGLHWAVNIGSGFAKEFVPDEIAWLKKLVSQSDETQEGQGE, from the coding sequence ATGAACGAACTGGACAAGGCCCTGGATAAATATATCCAGGACGCTAACGAGCAAGGCCCCTATTACGAGCTGGTGCTCAATACCCAATTCTTTATCCCCACCAACGACGAGCAGGCCTGGGCCGGAAAAACCGAAATCGCCGCCAACGAGTCCATCGCCCCGATCATTGTTCAGTCCGAGGGCAAGCGCTACATGATGCTCTTCGACAGCGAGCAGCGGCTCAGCCAGTGGGCCAAGAAACAGGTCAGCTACGCCGTCCTCCCCGGGCACGCCATCGCCGGGATGACGCCCCCGGGTCTGCACTGGGCGGTGAACATCGGCAGCGGCTTCGCCAAGGAGTTCGTCCCCGATGAGATCGCCTGGCTCAAGAAACTGGTCAGCCAGAGCGACGAAACGCAGGAGGGGCAAGGCGAATAA
- a CDS encoding GTP-binding protein — protein MKLVTLAGPPSSGKTSVVLRVAEGLADAGLRVGVIKFDCLSSDDQQRYEKAGIPVKTGLAGGLCPDHFFVANIEQGVQWGRRSGFDLLMVESAGLCNRCSPHIREVLAVCVIDNLSGVHTPRKIGPMLKTADVVVITKGDIVSQAEREVFAFRVRQVNPRAAVLPVNGLTGQGALLLHKHLQGAAETDSLEQVRLRFSMPAALCSYCLGETRIGRDCQIGNVKTMDFS, from the coding sequence GTGAAGCTGGTCACCCTGGCCGGTCCCCCCTCCAGCGGCAAGACCTCGGTGGTGCTGCGGGTTGCCGAGGGGCTGGCCGACGCGGGCTTGCGGGTCGGCGTCATCAAGTTCGACTGCCTCTCCAGCGACGACCAGCAGCGCTACGAGAAGGCCGGCATCCCGGTGAAGACCGGCCTGGCGGGGGGGCTGTGCCCCGACCATTTCTTCGTCGCCAACATCGAGCAGGGGGTGCAGTGGGGGCGGCGCAGCGGCTTCGACCTGCTGATGGTGGAGAGCGCCGGGCTCTGCAACCGCTGCTCGCCGCATATCCGCGAGGTGCTGGCGGTGTGCGTGATCGACAACCTGAGCGGCGTGCATACCCCGCGCAAGATCGGCCCCATGCTCAAGACCGCCGACGTGGTGGTGATCACCAAGGGGGACATCGTCTCCCAGGCCGAGCGCGAGGTCTTCGCCTTCCGGGTGCGCCAGGTCAATCCCCGCGCGGCGGTGCTGCCGGTCAACGGCCTCACCGGCCAGGGGGCCCTGCTGCTGCACAAGCATCTGCAGGGGGCCGCCGAGACCGACAGCCTGGAGCAGGTGCGGCTGCGCTTCAGCATGCCCGCGGCCCTGTGTTCCTACTGCCTGGGCGAAACCCGCATCGGCCGCGATTGCCAGATCGGCAACGTCAAGACCATGGATTTCTCATGA
- the modB gene encoding molybdate ABC transporter permease subunit, whose product MLELTPADFQAIWLSAKVATVATVASLPLGFVAAYLLVFTRMRAKALFDGVINLPLVLPPVVVGYLLLLLLGNKGWLGGLLAQLGIRVIFTWKAAVIASMVVGFPLLVRSIRIGMEGIDEKLIQASRTLGAGRLDALFTVILPLSGRSILAGATLMFARSLGEFGATIIIAGNIPGVTQTIPLAIYDYTSTPGGDRLALSLCLVSIVLSLAVLLGNEALVRRFRREVRG is encoded by the coding sequence ATGCTCGAGCTGACCCCCGCAGATTTTCAGGCCATCTGGCTTTCGGCCAAGGTGGCCACCGTGGCCACCGTCGCCTCGCTCCCCCTGGGGTTCGTCGCCGCTTACCTGCTGGTGTTCACCCGCATGCGCGCCAAGGCCCTCTTCGACGGGGTCATCAACCTGCCGCTGGTGCTGCCGCCGGTGGTGGTGGGCTATCTGCTGCTGCTCCTGCTGGGGAACAAGGGCTGGCTCGGTGGGCTGCTGGCGCAGCTGGGGATTCGCGTCATCTTCACCTGGAAGGCGGCGGTGATCGCCTCGATGGTGGTCGGCTTTCCGCTGCTGGTGCGCTCGATCCGCATCGGCATGGAGGGGATCGACGAGAAGCTGATCCAGGCCTCGCGCACCCTGGGGGCCGGACGTCTCGACGCCCTGTTCACCGTCATCCTCCCCCTCTCGGGCCGCTCGATCCTGGCCGGCGCCACCCTGATGTTCGCCCGCAGCCTCGGCGAATTCGGCGCCACCATCATCATCGCCGGCAACATCCCCGGGGTGACCCAGACCATTCCCCTGGCCATCTACGACTACACCAGCACGCCCGGGGGGGACCGCCTGGCGCTGTCGCTGTGCCTGGTCTCCATCGTTCTCTCCCTGGCGGTGCTGCTCGGCAACGAGGCCCTGGTGAGGCGCTTCCGGCGGGAGGTGCGGGGATGA
- the nifN gene encoding nitrogenase iron-molybdenum cofactor biosynthesis protein NifN gives MGEVIRKPIKPLQVNPIKLSQPMGATLAFLGIDKCMPLMHGGQGCASFTKVFMTRHFSEPIAIQTTAVTDVTAILDGGDYSIVEAIKNITKKASPSLIGLHTTGLPETKGDDIRGVAAKIDFPLVHVNTPDYEGGLESGWALAVKAIIEQLVEASEELDGNKLVLLPHVSLQPIEVEKLKEFIAGFGFEVLALPDLSTSLDGYLGEKQGSLSGGGISVEQIRALADAGLVLSVGDSMLGAAKALLEKNPAMRHHHFAHLSGLEATDALVERLLAETGFQKPPASVIRWRKRLQDAMLDSHFSLGQTRFAVAAEPDQLAGVCASLREAGGRVRLAIATVDSPQLVKIPAEKVLVGDLEDAENLQDDYDLIVGNFHAEALAHRFHKGLVVRGFPNWEQIGNQLKNDVLYEGGAYFLFEAANVAEAMRAATHHGRD, from the coding sequence ATGGGAGAAGTAATCCGCAAACCGATCAAGCCGCTGCAGGTCAACCCGATCAAGCTCTCCCAGCCGATGGGGGCGACCCTGGCGTTTCTCGGCATCGACAAGTGCATGCCGCTGATGCACGGGGGCCAGGGGTGCGCCTCGTTCACCAAGGTGTTCATGACCCGCCATTTCAGCGAGCCCATCGCCATCCAGACCACGGCGGTCACCGACGTCACGGCGATCCTCGACGGCGGCGACTACAGCATCGTCGAGGCGATCAAGAACATCACCAAGAAGGCCAGCCCCAGCCTGATCGGCCTGCACACCACGGGGCTGCCCGAGACCAAGGGGGACGACATCCGCGGGGTGGCCGCGAAGATCGACTTTCCGCTGGTCCACGTCAACACCCCCGACTACGAGGGGGGGCTGGAGAGCGGCTGGGCGCTGGCGGTCAAGGCGATCATCGAGCAGCTGGTCGAGGCCAGCGAGGAGCTCGACGGCAACAAGCTGGTGCTGCTGCCCCACGTCAGCCTGCAGCCCATCGAGGTGGAGAAGCTCAAGGAGTTCATCGCCGGCTTCGGCTTCGAGGTGCTGGCCCTGCCCGATCTCTCCACTTCGCTGGACGGTTATCTCGGCGAGAAGCAGGGCTCGCTGAGCGGCGGCGGCATCAGCGTCGAGCAGATCCGCGCCCTGGCCGATGCGGGCCTGGTGCTCTCGGTGGGCGATTCGATGCTGGGGGCCGCCAAGGCGCTGCTGGAAAAAAATCCCGCCATGCGCCACCACCATTTCGCCCATCTCTCCGGGCTGGAGGCGACGGACGCGCTGGTCGAGCGGCTGCTGGCCGAAACCGGTTTCCAGAAGCCGCCGGCGAGCGTCATCCGCTGGCGCAAGCGCCTGCAGGACGCCATGCTTGACAGCCACTTTTCCCTGGGCCAGACTCGTTTTGCGGTGGCCGCCGAGCCCGACCAGCTGGCCGGCGTTTGCGCCTCGCTCCGCGAGGCGGGTGGCCGGGTGCGGCTGGCCATCGCCACCGTCGATTCGCCGCAGTTGGTGAAGATCCCGGCGGAGAAGGTGCTGGTCGGCGACCTGGAGGATGCCGAGAACCTGCAGGACGATTACGACCTGATCGTCGGCAACTTTCACGCCGAGGCCCTCGCCCATCGCTTTCACAAGGGGCTGGTGGTGCGCGGTTTCCCCAACTGGGAGCAGATCGGCAACCAGCTGAAGAACGACGTGCTCTACGAGGGCGGGGCGTATTTCCTGTTCGAGGCGGCCAATGTCGCGGAGGCGATGCGGGCTGCAACCCATCACGGCCGCGACTGA
- the nifE gene encoding nitrogenase iron-molybdenum cofactor biosynthesis protein NifE, giving the protein MAPKPKIRELLDESACTHNKTKKAACNAPTPGATTGGCAFEGAQISLFPYADAAHLVHGPITCLGASWETRATRTSYPGRDLTQMGFTTGISTNDVVFGGEQKLLDSIAYIVEHYAPEAVFVYATCVTALIGDDLDAVCKAAKQKYGIPVVPVHAPGFVGSKNLGSRLGGEAALAHLVGTKEPEVSTPFDINLIGEYNVTGDMWQYTPLLEELGIRVLSTLSGDGRVASIRTAHRARLNVIVCAKSLISLTRKMEEKYGIPSISLSFYGKRDTSNGLRAIAEALGDADLVARTNALIEREEARLEEKLRPYRELFKGKKAVLNTGGNKTWSIASALQDLGIEVVATAVKKATESDREKAREYLGENGVLMMDPGSEQAKIIDATGAHLLLAGGRSLYTAIKKRISFIDVNQEKKKSYGGYDGLLNLAEDLKNALENPVFKTVAKRAPWEK; this is encoded by the coding sequence TTGGCACCCAAACCGAAAATCCGCGAACTGCTCGACGAAAGCGCCTGCACCCATAACAAGACCAAGAAGGCCGCCTGCAACGCGCCGACGCCCGGGGCCACCACCGGCGGCTGCGCCTTCGAGGGGGCGCAGATCTCGCTGTTCCCCTACGCCGACGCCGCCCACCTGGTGCACGGCCCCATCACCTGCCTGGGCGCCTCCTGGGAGACCCGCGCCACCCGGACCAGCTACCCGGGGCGCGACCTGACCCAGATGGGCTTCACCACCGGCATCTCCACCAACGACGTGGTCTTCGGCGGCGAACAGAAGCTGCTCGACTCCATCGCCTATATCGTGGAGCATTACGCGCCCGAGGCGGTGTTCGTCTACGCCACCTGCGTCACCGCGCTGATCGGCGACGACCTCGACGCGGTCTGCAAGGCCGCCAAGCAGAAATACGGCATCCCCGTGGTGCCGGTGCACGCCCCCGGCTTCGTCGGCAGCAAGAACCTCGGCAGCCGCCTGGGGGGCGAGGCGGCCCTGGCGCACCTGGTGGGGACCAAGGAGCCCGAGGTCAGCACCCCCTTCGACATCAACCTGATCGGCGAGTACAACGTCACCGGCGACATGTGGCAGTACACCCCGCTGCTCGAGGAACTGGGCATCCGCGTGCTCTCCACCCTGAGCGGCGACGGGCGCGTGGCCAGCATCCGCACCGCCCACCGGGCGCGGCTCAACGTCATCGTCTGCGCCAAGTCGCTGATCTCCCTGACCCGCAAGATGGAGGAGAAGTACGGCATCCCGTCGATCTCCCTCTCCTTCTACGGCAAGCGCGACACCTCGAACGGCCTGCGGGCCATCGCCGAGGCGCTCGGCGACGCCGACCTTGTCGCCCGGACCAACGCGCTGATCGAGCGCGAGGAGGCGCGGCTGGAGGAAAAGTTGCGCCCCTACCGGGAGCTGTTTAAAGGCAAGAAGGCGGTGCTCAACACCGGCGGCAACAAGACCTGGTCTATCGCTTCGGCCCTGCAGGATCTGGGGATCGAGGTGGTGGCGACGGCGGTCAAAAAAGCCACCGAGAGCGACCGCGAGAAGGCCCGCGAGTACCTGGGCGAGAACGGGGTGCTGATGATGGACCCGGGCAGCGAGCAGGCCAAGATCATCGACGCCACCGGCGCCCACCTGCTGCTGGCCGGCGGGCGCAGCCTCTACACGGCGATCAAGAAGCGCATCAGCTTCATCGACGTCAACCAGGAAAAGAAAAAGAGCTACGGCGGCTACGACGGGCTGCTGAACCTGGCCGAGGATCTGAAAAACGCGCTGGAAAACCCGGTATTCAAAACCGTCGCGAAGAGGGCCCCATGGGAGAAGTAA
- the modC gene encoding molybdenum ABC transporter ATP-binding protein — translation MRLEVCLQKSFGSFRFDAEFRVEVSRIGIFGKSGSGKSTLVGMLAGLVHPDAGYIRLDGEPLYDSATGVRLSPERRRLAVVFQHAHLFPHLSVQRNLLYGYRRTPGHERKIDPGAIAEVLNITHLLGRGVGTLSGGERQRVALGRAVLTCPRFILMDEPLTGLDEGLKYQIIPYLQKVFSEFDIPLLFISHSLNEMRLMTEEVLVFEAGRLAAQVSVEDLARQRMASSQVGYINLMELHSPRPQDDLWAYRWGEHELVLSDGANGGGAAMYELSSKDITLFKRHPEASSARNLLHCRVTEVFETGNRVGVELDCGGQRLVSQVVHDAARDLEIRRGAELYAIIKASAFRRLY, via the coding sequence ATGAGGCTGGAGGTCTGCCTGCAAAAAAGTTTCGGCTCCTTCCGCTTCGACGCCGAGTTCCGCGTGGAGGTGAGCCGCATCGGCATTTTCGGCAAATCGGGCAGCGGCAAATCGACCCTGGTGGGGATGCTGGCCGGGCTGGTTCACCCCGACGCCGGGTACATTCGTCTCGACGGCGAGCCCCTCTACGACTCGGCCACAGGGGTGCGGCTCTCGCCCGAGCGGCGCCGCCTGGCGGTGGTCTTCCAGCATGCCCACCTGTTTCCGCATCTTAGCGTGCAGCGCAACCTGCTCTACGGTTACCGGCGCACCCCCGGGCACGAGCGCAAGATCGACCCCGGGGCCATCGCCGAGGTGCTCAACATCACCCACCTGCTCGGGCGCGGGGTCGGCACCCTTTCCGGCGGCGAGCGCCAGCGGGTGGCTTTGGGCCGGGCGGTGCTCACCTGCCCGCGCTTCATCCTCATGGACGAGCCGCTGACCGGGCTCGACGAGGGGCTCAAGTACCAGATCATCCCCTACCTGCAGAAGGTCTTTTCCGAATTCGACATCCCGCTGCTGTTCATCTCCCACTCCCTCAACGAGATGCGCCTGATGACCGAGGAGGTGCTGGTCTTCGAGGCCGGGCGCCTGGCCGCCCAGGTGTCCGTGGAAGATCTGGCCCGGCAGCGGATGGCCTCCAGTCAGGTGGGTTACATCAACCTGATGGAGCTGCACAGCCCCCGTCCCCAGGACGACCTCTGGGCCTACCGCTGGGGGGAGCACGAGTTGGTCCTCTCCGACGGGGCCAATGGCGGCGGCGCGGCCATGTACGAGCTCTCCTCCAAGGACATCACCCTGTTCAAGCGCCATCCCGAGGCCTCGAGCGCCCGCAACCTGCTGCACTGCCGGGTCACCGAGGTGTTCGAGACGGGCAACCGGGTGGGGGTCGAGCTCGACTGCGGCGGCCAGCGGCTGGTGTCCCAGGTGGTGCACGATGCCGCCCGCGACCTGGAGATCCGCCGCGGAGCGGAACTTTACGCGATCATCAAGGCCTCGGCTTTCCGGCGGTTGTATTGA
- a CDS encoding nitrogen fixation protein NifQ: MTGYTDTILRWAADTRRAGELPEPDGVGEVGLEAGEAGRRLAVRFAIRTREGRVADLRFQVFGCGFTIAACAVAAELAVGHTLEEALAISPARVDAVLEGLPNERGYCAELAVEALHGAVESARAQGQTVQADHRSAHPDEHGPLLDAEDPLYRALMRSAAPEGVAREDRHLFACLLAVAAQEPHGLASSLGLSAEELEALRQLFFPGFDPALLPAPPENRRPAPEINPEILEILLSHVPGGPDEALRQPAAWLARIIAARAAHPGHLWVAMGLFERPELSAAIRRLLPSLAAANDKGMRWKRYLFKQVCERHGSQLCKSPNCGVCSDYALCFAPE, translated from the coding sequence ATGACTGGCTACACCGACACCATCCTGCGCTGGGCCGCCGATACGCGGCGGGCCGGCGAGTTGCCCGAGCCCGACGGCGTCGGCGAGGTGGGCCTGGAGGCCGGCGAAGCCGGCCGACGCCTGGCGGTGCGTTTTGCCATCCGCACCCGCGAAGGCCGGGTGGCGGATCTACGCTTCCAGGTCTTCGGCTGCGGCTTCACCATCGCCGCCTGTGCCGTCGCGGCCGAACTGGCGGTCGGCCACACCCTCGAGGAAGCGCTGGCGATCTCGCCGGCACGCGTCGATGCCGTGCTCGAAGGACTGCCGAACGAGCGCGGCTATTGCGCCGAGCTGGCCGTGGAGGCCCTGCACGGCGCGGTGGAAAGCGCCCGCGCCCAGGGCCAAACGGTCCAGGCCGACCACCGGAGCGCCCACCCCGACGAGCATGGCCCGCTCCTTGACGCCGAGGACCCGCTCTACCGCGCCCTTATGCGCAGCGCCGCCCCCGAAGGGGTGGCCCGGGAGGACCGCCACCTGTTCGCCTGCCTGCTTGCCGTGGCGGCCCAAGAGCCCCACGGCCTGGCCTCCTCCCTGGGCCTTTCCGCCGAGGAGTTGGAGGCCCTGCGCCAGTTGTTTTTCCCCGGCTTCGACCCGGCGCTTCTCCCCGCCCCCCCCGAGAACCGCCGGCCCGCGCCGGAAATCAACCCGGAAATCCTGGAAATTCTGCTTTCCCATGTCCCTGGCGGTCCCGACGAGGCGCTCCGCCAACCCGCCGCCTGGCTGGCCAGGATCATCGCCGCCCGCGCCGCGCACCCCGGCCACCTGTGGGTCGCCATGGGCCTGTTCGAGCGCCCCGAGCTGAGCGCGGCCATCCGGCGGCTGCTCCCCTCCCTGGCCGCCGCCAACGACAAGGGGATGCGCTGGAAGCGCTACCTGTTCAAGCAGGTCTGCGAGCGGCACGGCTCGCAGCTGTGCAAATCCCCCAACTGCGGGGTGTGCAGCGACTACGCCCTTTGCTTCGCGCCGGAGTAG
- a CDS encoding radical SAM protein — protein MATGCPMMKMKAQTDHPCFGGDHSKAGRIHLPVAPGCNIKCGFCERKFDCANESRPGVTSRVLTPEQAVERVRLVQRHMEKQGGAKLKVVGIAGPGDPLANPKTFETFKRVREAFPEMTLCLSTNGLRLPEMVETIVEHDVHSLTITINALTPETGAKVYEWIKVSGHKLEGEEAAAILIDQQLKGLKLAAAAGMLVKINHVYIPGVNDHETLELAVKVRELGASMMNIMPVIPVGLFKDIDPPSEATMEMVRNQAELILSQARHCKQCRADAAGVVGQDIDLAALEAKAG, from the coding sequence ATGGCTACCGGATGCCCCATGATGAAGATGAAGGCCCAGACCGATCACCCCTGCTTCGGCGGCGACCACAGCAAGGCCGGCCGCATTCATCTCCCCGTCGCGCCGGGGTGCAACATCAAGTGCGGTTTCTGCGAACGCAAGTTCGACTGCGCCAACGAAAGCCGGCCCGGCGTCACCAGCCGGGTGCTGACCCCCGAACAGGCGGTGGAGCGGGTGCGGCTGGTCCAGCGGCACATGGAAAAGCAGGGCGGCGCCAAGCTCAAGGTGGTGGGGATCGCCGGCCCCGGCGACCCGCTGGCCAATCCCAAGACCTTCGAGACCTTCAAGCGGGTGCGCGAGGCCTTTCCGGAGATGACCCTCTGCCTGTCGACCAACGGCCTGCGCCTGCCGGAGATGGTCGAGACCATCGTCGAGCACGACGTGCACAGCCTGACCATAACCATCAACGCCCTGACCCCCGAGACCGGCGCCAAGGTCTACGAATGGATCAAGGTCAGCGGCCACAAGCTCGAGGGGGAGGAGGCCGCCGCCATCCTCATCGACCAGCAGCTCAAGGGGCTCAAACTGGCCGCCGCGGCCGGCATGCTGGTCAAGATCAACCACGTCTACATCCCCGGCGTCAACGATCATGAAACCCTGGAGCTGGCGGTCAAGGTGCGCGAGCTGGGCGCCAGCATGATGAACATCATGCCGGTTATCCCGGTGGGGCTGTTCAAAGACATCGATCCGCCCAGCGAGGCCACCATGGAGATGGTGCGCAACCAGGCCGAGCTGATCCTCTCCCAGGCCCGCCACTGCAAGCAGTGCCGTGCCGACGCCGCCGGGGTGGTGGGGCAGGACATCGACCTGGCCGCCCTCGAGGCCAAGGCGGGGTAG
- a CDS encoding ABC transporter substrate-binding protein: MNEILDQTIANLLTRHPETRPVFAAHGLGALVSEDGLRVLAPFLTLGTALRSRGIAADSFVRLLQETLMVEDVFEAPGLDDIRKAGELTLLALMPCGLKVPFGRVISGFLEELKQREGLDITYAVEGNLNQELSYYPFVSTIETLEELPDIIVSADFNVFYYHGFYKRFVEPGHYVSYGSLRPTPAFAAAGIPDPLEQYFVFGVNPLVIVADLETLGDRPLPQRWDDLQDPIWKGSVTLRGNQDFFCHAVLLPIYQAGGNEALLRLAPNVMQGLHPAQMVKQIDAGSGGALYVMPEFFAHRVKNREKLAIIWPEDGALASPVTLQVKREKVAELKPVLDYLTGPDLARALVGARFPVPHAEVAGELQDAPLKWLGWDWLRENDIQAVNAAIDKVFLPAVQGVLK, from the coding sequence ATGAACGAAATACTCGATCAGACCATCGCCAATCTGCTGACCCGCCACCCCGAAACCCGCCCGGTGTTCGCCGCCCATGGGCTGGGGGCGCTGGTCAGCGAGGACGGCCTGCGGGTGCTGGCGCCGTTTCTTACCCTGGGGACCGCCCTGCGCAGCCGGGGGATCGCCGCCGACTCCTTCGTGCGGCTGCTCCAGGAAACCCTCATGGTGGAAGACGTCTTCGAGGCGCCGGGGCTGGACGACATCCGCAAGGCGGGCGAGCTGACCCTGCTGGCGCTGATGCCCTGCGGGCTCAAGGTCCCCTTCGGGCGGGTGATCAGCGGCTTTCTCGAAGAGCTCAAGCAGCGCGAGGGGCTCGACATCACCTACGCGGTGGAGGGCAACCTCAACCAGGAGCTCTCCTACTACCCCTTCGTCAGCACCATCGAGACGCTGGAGGAGCTGCCGGACATCATCGTCTCGGCCGACTTCAACGTCTTCTACTACCACGGCTTCTACAAGCGCTTCGTCGAGCCGGGGCATTACGTCAGTTACGGCTCGCTCCGGCCGACCCCGGCCTTTGCCGCCGCCGGCATCCCCGATCCCCTCGAGCAGTATTTCGTCTTCGGCGTCAATCCCCTGGTGATCGTCGCCGACCTGGAGACGCTCGGCGATCGGCCGCTGCCCCAGCGCTGGGACGATCTGCAGGACCCGATCTGGAAGGGGAGCGTCACCCTGCGCGGCAACCAGGACTTTTTCTGCCACGCGGTGCTGCTGCCCATTTACCAGGCAGGCGGCAACGAGGCGCTGCTGCGGTTGGCCCCCAACGTCATGCAGGGGCTGCACCCGGCGCAGATGGTCAAGCAGATCGACGCCGGCAGCGGCGGCGCGCTCTACGTCATGCCCGAGTTTTTCGCCCACCGGGTCAAGAACCGGGAAAAACTCGCCATCATCTGGCCCGAGGACGGCGCCCTGGCCAGCCCCGTGACCCTGCAGGTGAAGCGGGAAAAGGTCGCCGAGCTCAAGCCGGTGCTCGATTACCTGACCGGCCCCGACCTGGCCAGGGCCCTGGTCGGGGCCCGCTTCCCGGTCCCCCACGCCGAGGTGGCCGGCGAGTTGCAGGACGCCCCGCTCAAGTGGCTGGGCTGGGACTGGCTGCGCGAGAACGACATCCAGGCGGTCAACGCCGCCATCGACAAGGTGTTTCTCCCGGCGGTGCAGGGAGTGCTCAAGTGA
- a CDS encoding ATP-binding cassette domain-containing protein encodes MSERELLQQPVSELLEQRPYLRDFFVALQLGMPGPGQCPAAFFAGLQAAQLAELGLDHAALAAQFVDFARHMEQFQHGGDQPVRKVTLLGGRDKQGRPEDVQLEFAPGEVVCVVGPTGSGKSRLLADIECMAQGDTPSGRRILLDDRPPDEAARLSGEQRLVAQLSQNMNFVMDLSVREFLTLHAESRLVDDSQAVVEQIFATAVELAGEPFTAETPVTALSGGQSRALMIADTACLSASPIVLIDEIENAGVDRRRALELLVKKEKIVLMATHDPLLALSGDRRLVIAGGGIRQVLVTSERERANRRALEALDRRLLAVREALRRGETIDFDF; translated from the coding sequence ATGAGCGAACGCGAGCTGTTGCAGCAGCCGGTGAGCGAGCTGCTCGAGCAACGACCCTACCTGCGGGATTTCTTTGTCGCCCTGCAGCTCGGCATGCCGGGCCCGGGGCAGTGCCCCGCCGCCTTTTTCGCCGGCCTGCAGGCCGCGCAGCTAGCCGAGCTCGGCCTGGACCACGCCGCGCTGGCCGCCCAGTTCGTCGATTTCGCCCGGCACATGGAGCAGTTCCAGCACGGCGGAGACCAACCGGTGCGCAAGGTGACCCTGCTCGGCGGGCGCGACAAGCAGGGGCGGCCCGAGGATGTCCAGTTGGAGTTTGCCCCCGGCGAGGTGGTTTGCGTGGTCGGCCCCACCGGCTCGGGCAAGAGCCGGCTGCTGGCCGACATCGAATGCATGGCCCAGGGGGACACCCCCAGCGGCCGCCGCATCCTGCTCGACGACCGGCCGCCGGACGAGGCGGCGCGGCTCTCGGGGGAGCAGCGCCTGGTCGCCCAGCTCTCGCAGAACATGAATTTCGTCATGGACCTCTCGGTGCGCGAGTTTCTCACCCTGCACGCCGAAAGCCGCCTGGTCGACGACAGCCAGGCGGTGGTCGAGCAGATCTTCGCCACCGCCGTGGAGCTGGCCGGCGAGCCGTTCACCGCCGAGACGCCGGTCACCGCCCTCTCCGGCGGGCAGTCGCGGGCGCTGATGATCGCCGACACGGCCTGTCTGAGCGCCTCGCCCATCGTGCTCATCGACGAGATCGAGAACGCCGGGGTCGATCGGCGCCGCGCCCTGGAGCTGCTGGTGAAAAAGGAGAAGATCGTGCTCATGGCGACCCACGACCCGCTGCTGGCTCTCTCCGGCGACCGGCGGCTGGTCATCGCCGGTGGCGGCATCCGCCAGGTGCTGGTCACCAGCGAGCGCGAGCGGGCCAACCGCCGCGCCCTCGAGGCCCTCGACCGGCGCCTGCTGGCGGTGCGCGAGGCGCTGCGGCGCGGGGAGACCATCGATTTCGATTTTTAG
- a CDS encoding NifB/NifX family molybdenum-iron cluster-binding protein, producing the protein MRIAVASKSGKEVDQHFGHAERFLVYDYSRDGSTLVREVPVDKYCSFDAENPMRHNRLDTITEGLHDCRAVVSAMIGDYPKQELKKAGIEALSVAGPIEKVLAAVHDRLCGGGCQTCNK; encoded by the coding sequence ATGCGTATCGCCGTCGCATCAAAATCCGGCAAGGAAGTCGACCAACACTTCGGGCATGCCGAACGGTTTCTGGTCTACGATTACTCCCGCGATGGGTCCACCCTGGTCCGGGAGGTTCCGGTGGACAAGTACTGCTCCTTCGACGCGGAAAACCCCATGCGGCACAACCGGCTGGACACCATCACCGAGGGGCTGCACGACTGCCGGGCGGTGGTCAGCGCCATGATCGGCGACTACCCCAAGCAGGAGTTGAAAAAGGCCGGGATCGAGGCCCTGAGTGTCGCCGGCCCCATCGAAAAGGTTCTCGCCGCGGTTCACGACCGGTTGTGCGGCGGAGGGTGTCAGACTTGTAACAAGTGA
- a CDS encoding thioredoxin domain-containing protein, which yields MARIIFWEKPGCKGNARQKEILLASGHELEVRNLLTEPWTQETLAQFFGQRPVAEWFNPSNPQVKAGTIDPAAVSAEQALELMVQEPLFIVRPLMQVGSERLAGFDVQQVHNWIGLALDSVGPRDPKNCPCVTTNR from the coding sequence ATGGCCCGCATCATTTTCTGGGAAAAGCCCGGATGCAAGGGAAACGCCCGACAGAAGGAGATCCTGCTCGCCTCCGGGCACGAGCTGGAGGTGCGCAACCTGTTGACCGAACCCTGGACGCAGGAAACCCTGGCCCAGTTTTTCGGCCAGCGCCCGGTGGCCGAGTGGTTCAACCCGAGCAACCCCCAGGTCAAGGCCGGGACCATCGATCCCGCCGCGGTAAGCGCCGAACAGGCGCTCGAGCTGATGGTCCAGGAGCCTCTGTTTATCGTCCGCCCGCTGATGCAGGTCGGCAGCGAGCGCCTGGCCGGCTTCGATGTGCAGCAGGTCCACAACTGGATCGGCCTGGCCCTCGATTCGGTCGGCCCCCGGGACCCGAAAAACTGTCCCTGCGTCACCACCAACCGCTGA